TGGCCTCCCCTACTCATAGTGAGTGGGTTGGTATCAACAGGGTGCGTCAGtcctcagatctagatccgactagGTTCCTTGACGTGGTCGTGGTTGGGGTTGTTCAGTTCTAGGGAAGAAATTGTGCTCCCTCCCTTTCCTTCGATAGTTCACGGCTATAGGTGTGGCACAGAGTGCTGGCTCGGGGCTATTGATGTCGAGTCAATTGCCTTGGATGGTGGGCTGCCCATTTGGCTATTCGGCGAGCTGTGCTGCAATGGTGTTGGATGTGTTCCTTCTTCATGTGGATGATGGTTTACTCGGTGTAAGGCGATCCTCGAGAGGGGGTTTTCACCAATGGAAATGTTTCCCTGATGAGGAATTGGAGTTCCCTTTCATAGTCATTGGTCCCTGTTGGGCCCATGTTGGCTTGGGTCCCTTTGGTGAGGTTTGTGGGAGGTGCCGATCGAAAGCTCTGCGCTTAGGCACTAATGATGACGATGCTTCCAGGTGTTGTGTCCCTCTGGTGGGCCTCGCCCTGGCTTCCCTCCCTACCAATTTAGCTAGCACACAGGGTAAAAATCCTCGTCCGTGTTGAACGGACGAGGCTATGGTGGCGTGGTGTGTCGTGTCCCTCTTGGGGGCATCGTCGATCACTGTGGGTGAACCCCCGGTTGTGGCGTCCTGTTCaggttgacttggagcttctttcagcCATGCCTCACCTATGGCAATGTAGCAGTCTCATCTCTACTGCCTTTTACACGCGATGATGACCACTCTATGCCATTTCTGCTTGTCCGCAAGGTCGGCACTCCTCTATCCGGAGTGAGAGGGTAGAGTGTCCTCTCCAGCGGCATGTTGGTGGTCATATAGTGTGAGGAAGTCCGGTGCTTTCTTCCAGGTGGCGCGTGGTTGCATGTCATCGACGACCTTAGGTGTGCTTCTAGGTGGTCCGGCCCCTCCTGTTCTTTCTTCTCAATGACTTGCCGGGGCATCTCCTAGTGCCTAGCTCAACTGGTTGGGGGAGTAGATGTACAAACCCAATATCTGAGTTCAAATCCTCATGAAGGCGAATTTAGGTCCCTATTCATTCTTGAGGACTAGGCTTTCTCAGTACTCAGGCATTTATTGAGGACTAGGCTCGGTGCGTAACTAAGATTAAAAATCCTAGAACTCATACGTAAAAGGTCGTAcgcatccctagttggtgcagaggccggggaagtgaaattctcccccaATTTTTTAGGACcgatgcagccggcggtggtggtcatctcttccgtcagaggtggtcggcctgcGGCTGGGTGGTCGGATCTTGAGATTCGTCATCTAGTTCTGGCTACGAGTCAGGAAGACATAGTTGCCAATGAAAACCGAGCCGTTGGCGGCGTTTtgcgccgttaccttgatgaaggcatcgtcgtgtaactgtTGTCGACCCACTCATGctgcttcgggggaaaccctaggatccggTCTTCCAGATCGAACGATGGCGGTACTATGGtgccgtttctctcttgggagcatcatttGTGGAGCAGCACTGGAAGACAGAGGCATGAGGTGGAGCggtttcgtcttgcacggagcttcggtggagctgtcaagtcatgcctggccgacaggtgctacgctgagTCATGCCTGGTTggtaggtgctacgcacgacagatcttccacaGTCTCCGCGTCTGGACGGACGAGTGCAGgacggtggcgctgtggggcgctgtggtggcgtcgacggatgtCTGGACTGGCAAGGATGAAGCAGATCTCTCTCCTGAAGATGAGTCGGTGGTCCGATGATGATGGCGGcttctaaaacgtgtgcatgtggtgTGCGCTTTAGGTAGGCTGCACCGGTTGTTGGTCCTTATGTGGATGGATCGGTGATGACACCAATTTTTGATATAGCGAGTGAGAGCACTCCATATTatcgagtttgtaggtgtgagtggtggcttcgagtggattgatgtatgtttttgtcagACCTTTGtgaaataattaataaagatggttgtatgcatcgattgatgcaaagGTCGGAGGTTTAACCTCCTTTTTCCATTTCTAAAAAATTTTCTCGTAGTGCACTCTCCGTGCTTGTTGAACTTGTTGGGATTTTTTTGTCGTGTTTTGATCAGTTTGTATGGCATTCTCCTGAACGCCATGTATCGTTCGGCTATGTagttttatatataaagcaggaTGGACCAGGTGAAACCCTATTTCGAGGCGTGGGTGTACAGCATAAACGCACAGAAGGTGGTCGAGGAAATGTTGTTGTGTGAGAAAGGGGGGAGAACGAGACAGAAAACAAATGGCATGTCAGCCATTTTCCCCTCGTTCCTGGTTTTTGGATGAAATGTGATTTTGGAGCATGAGGGACTAAACAATGACAAAAAAAAGAGGGGTCAAATGTCAGACTTCTTGTAAATTTGGGGGAGCAAAAAAGTAGCTTTCTCTTTGGCAAACCATGGTAGGGTAGAAAATCTCCCGCTAGTATGAATCGGCTCCAGGTCTGGTGATGTACCCCAACTTTGTATCACCGAAACTAACACTCTGCTCTGCGCTTAGTTCTTGGTTTCTTTATCCATTAGatcgtttagtttagtttagtttctgTTGTGGTTTGGCCGTTTGGCAATTGGCGTCACCGATGGAGAGCAGCAAGGAAAGGTCGAACGATTGCTACCTGGGCTCAGCTCTGTTCCAAACGACCGCGTTGGAATAGTATTTGGAGCAACAAAATTGCGCGAACATATTAATAGCCATACTCATCGTGTCCACCATTTCAGAAATCCTGCCTTTTGCGCATGAATACGTGTCAAGCTCGAACATACCCCAACTTATCTTCCAAAAATCGAGCCAGTTTTTTTTTCCTTACCAAACTGGGAACTCATTTTGCTCCGTGTAAGCCTTTTCTGCAAATCGACAATGAAAGCAATTGAACTGTATGCGCCTAAAAATAGTAGACTATAGAGTTCTCAAAAGGTTATTTCTGGAAGAAATATGTATAATATAACTTAAGAGGAACCTACAGTACGAGTGGCAAATATGGCAATATGCTTTCCACAATAGGACACCTCTTTTATTACCATATAAACATACATTTACATGGAATGAGATCCAAGGCCATACCGAAATAGCCACACTGAGTCAACATGAACAACACGAACTGCAGACACTTGTTTACTACCACGATACATAGATAGCCCTAAGGATAATTTAGTCAAGCACCTTTCAGTACCGACCTATAGAACCAATCAAGGCGGGTAACAAAAACCCTTCAGCATGCAATAGGAGCTCCTCCTGGAGGgtttccatcgccatcatcatcatcatcgtccttGTGGAACTTCAACATTGCACCTAATATTGCACCAAACCCAGTCCTCTTGTTTTTCTTCTTGGGTGGTTGTTGTTTCTTTTGCTGAAGAAGCTGCAAAAGTGGATTCCTTAATCTTGAGAAAAGTAATTGGATCCACACATATACAGACTATGATATGTGTACGAATAAACTAAGTTCCAAGAAATTGACTAGTGGAGAATATATATACAAGGCTTACCTTCTTAAATGCTGCTCTCATTTCACTGCTAAACATATCTTTGTTTGCCTTACCGTACTCCATTAGTTCTTTTGCATTCATGGTTTCCAGCCTTGCCAGCTGCCAACAATGTCATCGTATACAGAAATGATGAGCAAGTATGTATGATACAGTTGTGCTAAAAATAACTTAAATATATGTTCTTCTGATTCCTAGCTAGGAAAAAGTGTTGCCTCGGTCAAACGGTATTTGTGAAACAACGAGATTGTAAACAACTAAACATTGACACTCCCCACAGTAACAGTAACCGAAAGTACAAATATCAAAATTGATTATATATCATGATGCCATTTACCCATGCTTTGAATTCCTTGATGTTCCCCCTTACTGAATTATCTTCATTATCACCTGCAGCCATATCAAACTACAGGATGATTGCCGGGCAAACGCCTCCTCTAGAAACTACAGGATGATCACTGTTTTGGTGAGGGCTTGTTGTTCTAGTTTCCCAGAACCTTAAGAATGATGGGTTTTATTTATAGGAGAACTTCACCATCAGGTTAGCCTCACTCCTTATATTTTTAGCACAAAATAAAGATTAGTTAAATCAAAAGACTACTTTGATTGTTTCTTGTGAGAAGATATGAGCTATTTCTAAAAACTACTTTACAGTATGCCAACGAAAACTGTGGGAGTTTTCACTCGATTTCAGGGTCA
The sequence above is a segment of the Triticum dicoccoides isolate Atlit2015 ecotype Zavitan chromosome 1A, WEW_v2.0, whole genome shotgun sequence genome. Coding sequences within it:
- the LOC119356281 gene encoding uncharacterized protein LOC119356281; the encoded protein is MAAGDNEDNSVRGNIKEFKAWLARLETMNAKELMEYGKANKDMFSSEMRAAFKKLLQQKKQQPPKKKNKRTGFGAILGAMLKFHKDDDDDDGDGNPPGGAPIAC